A genomic stretch from Acropora palmata chromosome 13, jaAcrPala1.3, whole genome shotgun sequence includes:
- the LOC141863311 gene encoding protein SSUH2 homolog, translating to MSQAAYPPAGPGYAYGRGQGYPPGPPPDVFAQYTGYENTRFGSSYVPPPPPYVPQPASQIPEQHFSQSNIITEEQAREAMLQFVSEHCCYGKLPAQEMIIKDINPSNSYHYSLESFCESRATEWNFEPYRGQPIDSPVNGVAPQPWDINVQPPEMFADRKTTLEVPHTANIKPCHDCKAVGYIQCDVCCGDGSNPCGRCNGSGYVQEMDETVECSICFGTGDKRCDVCNGGGRVKCPTCRGNAQIKTFIELTVSWENHKSDEVVGQAIQLPDELVVDSEGTELFSQELPRVFPITNFFEQQINISSKKLVEEHARKWPSKRILLQRQKLRAVPVSEVFYEWKETSSRYWVFGLDHQVYAPDYPQKCCCGCSIL from the exons ATGAGTCAAGCAGCTTACCCTCCAGCCGGCCCAGGATACGCTTATGGACGAGGACAAGGATATCCACCAG GTCCCCCACCAGACGTGTTTGCACAGTACACTGGCTATGAAAACACTCGCTTTG GCAGTTCATACGTCCCGCCACCTCCACCGTATGTGCCGCAACCAGCATCACAAATTCCAGAGCAACATTTCAGTCA GTCTAACATAATAACAGAGGAGCAAGCCCGCGAGGCTATGTTACAGTTTGTCAGTGAGcactgttgctatggcaaaTTACCGGCCCAGGAAATGATCATCAAGGACATCAACCCATCCAACTCTTATCAT TATTCTCTGGAAAGTTTTTGTGAGTCCCGAGCAACAGAGTGGAACTTTGAGCCTTACAGAG GTCAGCCAATTGACAGCCCTGTGAACGGCGTAGCCCCTCAACCATGGGACATAAATGTCCAGCCGCCAGAAATGTTTGCTGACCGTAAAACTACACTCGAAGTTCCACACACTGCAAATATAAAG CCATGTCATGACTGTAAAGCAGTTGGATATATACAGTGTGACGTATGCTGCGGTGATGGATCG AACCCATGTGGTCGGTGTAATGGCAGTGGGTACGTGCAAGAAATGGATGAAACCGTGGAATGCAGTATTTGTTTTGGGACAGGAGACAAAAG GTGTGATGTGTGCAACGGCGGTGGCCGTGTCAAGTGCCCGACGTGCCGAGGAAATGCACAGATAAAGACGTTTATTGAGTTGACTGTCAGTTG GGAGAACCATAAGTCAGACGAAGTGGTTGGGCAAGCAATTCAACTGCCTGATGAGCTTGTGGTTGATTCCGAGGGAACTGAATTATTCAGTCAAGAATTACCTAGG GTCTTTCCGATTACCAACTTCTTTGAGCAGCAAATCAATATTAGTTCCAAGAAACTTGTGGAAGAACATGCCCGGAAGTGGCCCTCAAAACGGATCCTGTTACAG CGTCAGAAGCTCCGTGCTGTTCCCGTATCAGAAGTTTTTTATGAGTGGAAGGAGACATCAAGTCGCTATTGGGTTTTTGGTCTCGATCACCAAGTTTATGCACCAGACTACCCTCAAAAGTGCTGCTGTGGGTGCAGTATTTTGTGA
- the LOC141864149 gene encoding ankyrin repeat, PH and SEC7 domain containing protein secG-like: MERTSKKPNRHILKKGYLLKKSELLKKWNLRYFVLSKECLCYYESELKSNEDAPKELIFFNDMSVYIDELPGKHTKYCIKIVKKSLSSKVTPRAYTVCCFNEEERNEWLAQILLAKAMALVMDPAWVGNSESPSDISTLERSKSAPESTFTSARDVIQKCRKKLSLKKSLRHSTSCTSFPDLNGNMNLSVNSHWKGTLASISAGIA, from the coding sequence ATGGAGCGGACAAGCAAGAAACCAAATCgacacattttgaaaaaaggttaccTGTTAAAGAAAAGCGAACTTCTCAAGAAGTGGAACCTAAGGTATTTTGTACTCAGCAAAGAATGTCTGTGTTACTATGAAAGCGAACTGAAATCAAACGAAGACGCGCCAAAAGagttgatcttttttaatgaTATGTCAGTATATATAGATGAACTTCCAGGCAAGCATACAAAGTACTGTATAAAAATCGTGAAAAAGTCCTTGTCGAGCAAGGTGACGCCTCGAGCTTACACTGTTTGCTGCTTCAACGAAGAGGAGAGAAACGAGTGGCTGGCACAGATTCTCCTTGCCAAAGCTATGGCGTTAGTCATGGATCCAGCGTGGGTAGGAAACTCAGAGTCACCCTCGGACATTTCAACCTTAGAGCGATCAAAATCTGCACCGGAGAGCACGTTCACTTCTGCTAGAGACGTTATCCAAAAATGTCGGAAAAAACTGTCTCTGAAGAAAAGTTTGCGGCATTCGACAAGCTGTACGAGTTTTCCTGATCTAAATGGCAATATGAACCTCTCTGTGAATTCGCATTGGAAAGGAACTTTGGCAAGTATTTCTGCAGGCATCGCTTAA